Proteins found in one Canis aureus isolate CA01 chromosome 19, VMU_Caureus_v.1.0, whole genome shotgun sequence genomic segment:
- the MYDGF gene encoding myeloid-derived growth factor yields the protein MAAPSARRDGGSASLWAALLLAAVALRPARAVSEPTTVAFDVRPGGVVHSFSQSVGPGDKYTCAFTYASQGGTNEKWQMSLGTSEDHQHFTCTIWRPQGKSYLYFTQFKAEVRGAEIEYGMAYSKAAFERESDVPLKSEEFEVTKTAVSHRPGAFKAELSKLVIVAKAARSEL from the exons ATGGCGGCGCCCAGCGCAAGGAGGGACGGCGGGAGCGCGAGCTTGTGGGCTGCGTTGCTGCTGGCGGCCGTGGCGTTGAGGCCGGCGCGGGCGGTGTCCGAGCCCACGACCGTGGCGTTTGACGTGCGACCTGGCGGCGTCGTGCACTCCTTCTCCCAGAGCGTGGGCCCGGGG GACAAATACACTTGCGCGTTCACCTATGCTTCTCAAGGAGGGACCAACGAG aaGTGGCAGATGAGTCTGGGGACCAGCGAAGACCACCAGCACTTCACCTGTACCATCTGGAG GCCCCAGGGCAAGTCCTACCTGTACTTCACGCAGTTCAAGGCGGAGGTGCGGGGCGCCGAGATCGAGTACGGCATGGCCTAC TCTAAAGCTGCGTTTGAAAGAGAAAGCGATGTCCCTCTGAAAAGCGAGGAATTTGAAGTGACCAAGACAGCAG TGTCCCACAGGCCCGGGGCGTTCAAGGCCGAGCTGTCCAAGCTGGTGATCGTGGCCAAGGCAGCCCGCAGTGAGCTGTGA
- the TNFAIP8L1 gene encoding tumor necrosis factor alpha-induced protein 8-like protein 1: MDAFSTKSLVLQAQKKLLSKMASKATVAVFIDDTSSEVLDELYRATKEFTRSRKEAQKVLKNLVKVAVKLGVLLRGGQLGGEELALLQRFRHRARRLAMTAVSFHQVDFTFDRRVLAAALHECRDLLHQAVGAHLTAKSHGRINHVFGHLADCDFLAALYGPAEPYRSHLRRICEGLTRMLDDDSI; encoded by the coding sequence ATGGACGCCTTCAGCACCAAGAGCCTGGTCCTGCAGGCCCAGAAGAAGCTCCTGAGCAAGATGGCATCCAAGGCCACCGTGGCCGTGTTCATCGACGACACGAGCAGCGAGGTGCTGGACGAGCTGTACCGCGCCACCAAGGAGTTCACCCGCAGCCGCAAGGAGGCCCAGAAGGTGCTCAAGAACCTGGTCAAAGTGGCCGTGAAGCTGGGCGTCCTGCTCCGCGGCGGGCAGCTGGGCGGCGAGGAGCTGGCGCTGCTGCAGCGCTTCCGCCACAGGGCGCGCCGCCTGGCCATGACCGCCGTCAGCTTCCACCAGGTGGACTTCACCTTCGACCGGCGCGTGCTGGCCGCCGCGCTGCACGAGTGCCGCGACCTGCTGCACCAGGCCGTGGGCGCGCACCTGACCGCCAAGTCCCACGGCCGCATCAACCACGTGTTCGGCCACTTGGCCGACTGCGACTTCCTGGCCGCGCTCTACGGGCCCGCCGAGCCCTACCGCTCGCACCTGCGCCGCATCTGCGAGGGCCTCACCAGGATGCTGGACGACGACAGCATATGA